The DNA segment TGGCCCAGTCGTTGCGGTCTGAGGCGGGCCTGATGGCGGTGGTGCTGGCGGGGTTGGTGGTGCGGCAAAAGGCGGCGATTGCCGAGCGCAGCGTGCGGCAATTTCACGGCCAGTTGGTGGTGGTGGCGATCTCGGTGCTGTTTATTTTGCTCACCTCCACCCTTTCCCTGAAGGCGGTGTTTGCTTTGGGCTGGGGATCCCTGGCGACGGTGGTTTGCCTGATGGTGTTGATCCGCCCCTTGAGCGTTTGGCTCTGTACCCTCAACAGTGACCTCAACTGGCGACAGAAGCTGTTCGTTGCCTGGTTGGCTCCCCGGGGGATTGTGGCGGCTTCGGTGGCTTCGTTGTTTGCCATCTTGCTGACGGAGCGCGGTATTACCGGGGGAGATGCCCTCAAGGCGCTGGTGTTTCTGACGATTTCTCTAACGGTGACGGTGCAGGGGCTAACCGCCGCTTGGGTGGCCCGTTGGTTGGGCTTGGATCAGGGCAGCTCCACCGTGATCATTGGCGATCACCCCCTCACCAGCCAGTTGGCCCAGTTGATGCGTTCCCTCAACCAAACGGTGGAGGTGATCCCGTTGTTGTCGGCCCAGGGATCCCCTAAAAGTGGGCAAAACGGTCAAAACGGCCACAAATCCAACAAATCCAATCGTTCGGCTGCCGGCTCAATCCATACGGGGGCAGAGGCCAACGGCACCTACAGCAAAAGTGGCGAGAAACTGGCTCCCAGCGAGGCTAAAAGCACACCCAGCAACGGCAAACTCCCAGAAGAACCCCTGAGATCAGAATCAGCCCCCGGATCCCTGCAGGAGGCGGTGCTGAGCGAATCAGCGCTGTTGAAGGCGGATATCGAACATGCGGAAACCCTGCTGATCATGACCCTGAATCCGCAGGTAAACTGGGCGATTGCCGAGTTGATGGTGAAGCTCTCGGTTTCTGCCACCATCTGGACGGTGTTGCTTCCCGATATGCCCATCTCGGAAGGGATCCGCACCCTGCAAAACCCCTTCCCGCAACTGCAGCGCTGGGCTAGCTATTTAGAAGCCAACCGGGCCGAGCTACGCTCCATCACTCTGCCCACGTTGGCGGATTTGGGCCTGAACACTACCGATCCTGGCTTGGGTTTTGCGCCCGCCAAAGAATCCCTCTCGGCGGCACGAGCGACCCTGCTCAACCCCTTCTCGGCCCCGATGGGCCTTGAGGATCCCGTTTTGGAACGGCTGCGGGATCAGTTTGCCTACCGGATTAAGGCGGATCTGTGTTTGCCGCTGTTGCTGTTGCGGCCTCAACGATTGGGGCGCTGGTTTCGCGGCGGCGGCGTGCGGGTCAGCGGTGATTTGTCTCAGCCGAGTCGGGTTTTCTATCTGCCGGAACCGGAGATTTGGCGACGGGGGGATCGCATTTATTACCTGGAGCGCATTTCCAGCCCGGTGGATGCGGGTGCCAAAGCCAATACCCTGTCGGCAAAGGAATCCGAACCACTGACGGAAGAGCGGGATCCAATTGGGCTGGAGCCTCTGCCCCAGTACGTAGATGGGGTGAAGCTGCATTTTGATCTTTAAGTTCTTTAACTCAACTATGACTCAACTATGACTCAACCCTTTGGGGGGCTGGCTTGACGGGGGATCCCAAGGGTGGTGATGTAGAGGGCGGCCTCTGATGTCGGGATCCCGAGCACTTCATTGACTTGATTGTCAAAAAAACCAGCAATGCCGCTCACCCCGAGGCCTAAGCCAATGGCCGCTAGGTTCAGCCGTTGACCCAAATGTCCCGCATCCAGATGCAGGTAGCGATAGGCCCGTTCCCCATAGCGCGCTACCGCCTTGGTTAAATCCGCCGTGTGAAACACAACAGCTGCAGCATCCCGACCCAATTCTTGCCCCAAGCACAGTTGGAAGACCTCATTGCGGAAATTTCTGAAGCGAATCTGCCGCAACTCTTGCGCCTGAACCGCGTAGTAGTAACACCCTGGTTCTAGTCCCTCCACTCCATTGGCCACCACAAAGGTTTCCACCAAGCTGCGATCAAAATAATCGGGGTTGCCATCCAACCCTTGGGCAGTGTAGTGTTCCGGGTGATAGGTGAAATCCAGGAGTGCCAGCAGCAGCTGCAGTGGCAGGTCTGCGCCGGTGAAGTGGCGGGTAGAGCGCCGTTTCAGGATGCTACGCACCAATTCTTGTAGGTGTGGTCCCCAATCGATGGGTGGAGTGGCGGTACTGACTCGCAGGCAGAAGGGAAAGTTGTATTTGTCGGCGGGTGGTTCGGCAGGGGTTGTAGCGGGCACGGGCGGGCGGGTCAGGGATCCGCTCTCGATCCGGCTCACCCGGTGCAAAAACGGTAACCAATCCCCCTCCTGTAGCTCAGGCACGTGGGTAACAATCGGGGAGCTGAGGGCGGTGAACTCATTGGCAGGCCACTGAGGCATCTCTTGGGGTGTATCGGCAGAGGTCGGTTGCCACAGATCCCACAGCGGAACAACCGCCAAAATCCCCTCTTCTTGGGGATCCAAAAACAATAGCTCCTCCAGGATTTGATCGCAAAAGCCCCCCAAGAGATAAGCTCGGTAACCGGTGAGGTTGGCCGCCAACTCGATATTCCCCAGCAGATGGCCGCTATCCAGGCAAATGCGGCGATAGGCCCGATCCTCATAGCGCCAGGCAGAGCGAAAAAACACCGCCGAAACCACCAAAGCCAGCGAGCACTGGTTCAAAATCGCGGCTTCTGCACAACCGGCCTGCAAGCGGGGCCAGCGACTTTCATCCCAAAACCGTACCAAGCTGTGGCTGCGCACCTGATAGTTGTACAAACCTTCCGGGATCCCGGCTACCCCCTGTGAGATCAGATACAGCTCAGCCGGATACAATCCTCCCGCCGATGGGGCAGCCCGCATGTAGAACGGTTGGTTGGCATAGGGGATCACCAACGTCACCCCGTAGCTGAA comes from the Thermostichus vulcanus str. 'Rupite' genome and includes:
- a CDS encoding cation:proton antiporter; its protein translation is MENSFELTILFTLALVAGIGAQVLANFVGVPSIVFLLLFGLLLGPDGLSLVHPQAMGSGLEALVSLAVALILFEGGLNLRLQRLNQVSDSLRNLVLFGSLLTLVGGAVAAHYLGEFPWRLAFLFGSLVVVTGPTVINPILKRVRVDTAVSTLLEGEGVLIDPVGAILAVVVLQVVLSGHPSFLMALEQLSSRLAIGAAVGALGGWLMGSFLLWSRQFLTEDLRNSVVLAGALAVFVLAQSLRSEAGLMAVVLAGLVVRQKAAIAERSVRQFHGQLVVVAISVLFILLTSTLSLKAVFALGWGSLATVVCLMVLIRPLSVWLCTLNSDLNWRQKLFVAWLAPRGIVAASVASLFAILLTERGITGGDALKALVFLTISLTVTVQGLTAAWVARWLGLDQGSSTVIIGDHPLTSQLAQLMRSLNQTVEVIPLLSAQGSPKSGQNGQNGHKSNKSNRSAAGSIHTGAEANGTYSKSGEKLAPSEAKSTPSNGKLPEEPLRSESAPGSLQEAVLSESALLKADIEHAETLLIMTLNPQVNWAIAELMVKLSVSATIWTVLLPDMPISEGIRTLQNPFPQLQRWASYLEANRAELRSITLPTLADLGLNTTDPGLGFAPAKESLSAARATLLNPFSAPMGLEDPVLERLRDQFAYRIKADLCLPLLLLRPQRLGRWFRGGGVRVSGDLSQPSRVFYLPEPEIWRRGDRIYYLERISSPVDAGAKANTLSAKESEPLTEERDPIGLEPLPQYVDGVKLHFDL
- a CDS encoding SagB/ThcOx family dehydrogenase; translation: MARWHRRRLSQLLYFSYGVTLVIPYANQPFYMRAAPSAGGLYPAELYLISQGVAGIPEGLYNYQVRSHSLVRFWDESRWPRLQAGCAEAAILNQCSLALVVSAVFFRSAWRYEDRAYRRICLDSGHLLGNIELAANLTGYRAYLLGGFCDQILEELLFLDPQEEGILAVVPLWDLWQPTSADTPQEMPQWPANEFTALSSPIVTHVPELQEGDWLPFLHRVSRIESGSLTRPPVPATTPAEPPADKYNFPFCLRVSTATPPIDWGPHLQELVRSILKRRSTRHFTGADLPLQLLLALLDFTYHPEHYTAQGLDGNPDYFDRSLVETFVVANGVEGLEPGCYYYAVQAQELRQIRFRNFRNEVFQLCLGQELGRDAAAVVFHTADLTKAVARYGERAYRYLHLDAGHLGQRLNLAAIGLGLGVSGIAGFFDNQVNEVLGIPTSEAALYITTLGIPRQASPPKG